Proteins found in one Mixophyes fleayi isolate aMixFle1 chromosome 8, aMixFle1.hap1, whole genome shotgun sequence genomic segment:
- the LOC142099866 gene encoding C-reactive protein-like produces MGRLGIISFLAVVGLNIAVDTSITEETRSDAESLRGKVLVFPSQGIQDYAVLHPREPIDLSEFTLCLRVATELSGQREVILFSYFNNQGDGLNVWRELNGQLSLYLHSSEHAAIFSLPGLSALETHICVTWESSSGLTAFWVDGKQSLRKIYQKGLQILPGGMVILGQDQDELGGKFDEKQSFVGEISDVHLWNYVLPSCAIRDVYERKSTIWGNIINWESIKYTLFGDVKVWPTKIY; encoded by the exons ATACATCCATCACAGAAGAGACAAGGTCTGATGCTGAAA gtCTCAGGGGCAAAGTATTGGTGTTTCCAAGCCAAGGAATCCAGGATTATGCCGTCTTACACCCAAGAGAACCCATCGATTTATCTGAATTCACTCTTTGCCTTCGTGTTGCCACTGAGCTCTCAGGCCAACGTGAGGTCATATTATTCTCCTATTTCAATAATCAGGGGGATGGACTGAATGTGTGGAGAGAGCTCAATGGTCAACTGTCCCTATATCTACATAGTAGTGAACATGCTGCAATTTTTTCCTTACCCGGTCTCAGCGCATTAGAAACACATATCTGTGTGACATGGGAATCTTCATCAGGCCTGACGGCCTTTTGGGTTGATGGTAAACAGTCTCTGAGAAAAATCTACCAAAAAGGGCTCCAGATTTTACCAGGGGGTATGGTGATCCTGGGGCAGGACCAGGATGAACTTGGGGGCAAGTTTGATGAAAAGCAAAGTTTTGTAGGTGAAATCTCAGATGTCCATCTGTGGAATTATGTTTTACCGTCCTGTGCCATTAGAGATGTCTATGAAAGGAAGTCTACTATTTGGGGGAATATTATCAATTGGGAATCTATTAAGTACACTTTATTTGGAGATGTCAAAGTTTGGCCAACGAAAATATACTAG